The Terriglobales bacterium DNA window GGGATAACGCGCGGTTGATAACTCTCAGTCGAAAACCCGCGCGCACAGCCCGCACACTGAAATCAAGATCTTCGGCATACATGAAAAATGTTTCGTCAAATCCTCCTAGCGCACTGAAAACCTCAGCCCGCATCATGATGCAGCAGCCGCACAGAAAATCCGTCTCGACAATCGCGCGACTGAGCCTTACCTTTCTGGGTCGGGCATCACCTGTAAATCGGTTTATATGACCTCCAGCAAACCAAATTTGCCCGTCACTAGACCGTGTAATAACGGACCCTAAAATCGTACGTGGCGCACAGTGCATAATCATGTCTTCAAAGATCAAAGGATCGGGAAAGTAGACGTCATTATTTAGAATAAGAAAAATGTCTTCGGGTTGAGGACGAGCAACGGCGAAGTTACCGTTATGTCCGCGTGCAAAGCCGGGGTTACTCGGGCGGTGATAGAACTCAGACCTCTTTGCCAGGGTTGGAGGAATGCCTAACGTGATCGTTTCGATCTCGGATGTGGCTGAGTGATCTGCAACAATGATACGAAAGTCCAGTCGCTCACAAACAGTACTCAGGCCATTGAGGCATTGCGCCGTGGCTGCAGCGTTGTGATAATTCAGTATGCTGATAAAAAGCATCGCGACTTCAATCGATTAACAAAATTGGTAACTACCTGTCGAACCCTGCACTCCGAAAATACGTCTTCGCCCCGAGTGACAACAAGAAATCCAATGACGATCGTGAACGGTCGAGACTATAATAGCCCAGTTCGAATCGAGTCGCTGCGCCAACGCGTCGGGGAAGAGGTATGACGGTTTTCTCAAAGACTGTGCACAAAATGGCGTCGCTTCTCGACGAGAGCATGATCTCAAACGGGAAGGCTCTTTCCATTGTCGAGAGCGGAAGGCTAAGTGTTCTTGCCGTTGTTCCGTATCCGCCCAATCCTCTTCGCCCGCGAACCGTCTCAATGTTAGCGGACATCTCCTCGTTTGCCGATATCGATCTTTTATATCTCGATGATGGTGATCCAATTGTCGTACCCAAAGAAGTTCAGCTTAAAAGCGTGAGGTCGTTCCCAAACCGAGCTTGGCATCGTGTGCCTCGGGTCGCGGCTGGATGCGTTCTGGGTAAGCCTATCGTTTATCAGTACTACCACTCGCGGCAATTGGTCAGACATTTAGCGGCGACGGACCTGTCGACATATGACGCTGTCTACATTGAACGAATCCCATTGCAGGATCTGAATGTCAGACATCCCTTCGTGGTTCTAGATATGCAGGACTGCTACTCGCTCTTAGTCCCTCAGCTGGCTGCAGCGTCAGCAGGATTGAAGAAATGGGCTTTTAAACTAGATTCGTTCAACGTCAAACGATACGAACGACAGGCCTGCAACTTGGCTACGCGGGTTCTGTGCACTGCTGACAGGGAAGCGAGCGGGCTCAGATCTGTAGGAGTAACCACCCCTATTGATGTCGTAGTACACTGCGGGCCGAGCGTTCAGCCGAGTGGGCGGAGGGTTATCGAAAATGACCCTAGGGTTCTTTCATTTCACGGAAAACTAACCTATTCACCAAACATTGCTGCATTAGGACTCCTCCGAAACATCCTCAAGAAACTAAACAGCTCGGATTATCAGGTGATTGTTGCCGGAGCAGGAGCTGACAAGGTCCAGAAGATGTATCCAGAATTCCAGTTCGTGGGCTATGTGAATGATATTGCCGCTCATCTTAAATCAACAGATTTGAGCATTCTCCCTGTAGAACTCAACGCCGGCATTTCTAATAAAGCCCTTGAGTCACTGTCTGTCGGGGTTCCGATTGTGACGACGCCACAGATCGCGGCTGGTCTACCTGGGTGTAAAGTGATCTTTGAAGAAGGCGTTTTTGTTAGGCATCCAGATGAATTTCCCGAAACGATCGAGTCGTATTTCAGAATGCCGCTTGCCAGTAAGCAGGCCATAGCTGATAAGTGCGTCAGTTACGTTGAGGACCTATGCGATGATGCTCCTCGTCGGGAATATCTCAGAAGTCGCGTTTTTGGTGGCTTCGCTCGACACAAGAGTCCCTGCTAATGTTCATCGAAGCCCGCCCGCGACGTCAGTCCTGCTTACAAGTTCTGCCTCATCGCAATTCAGCCAAACGCACGCAGCGTCGTCGCATCGGCGTTTCAATCAAGCATTGTTTCGATGTCGTTGCTTCACTCGCTGCTCTGATCCTGCTGAGTCCACTGTTTTTACTGATCTCAATCATGGTGAGACTGAATGACGGCGGATCCATAATTTACCGTCGACGCGTTGTGGGTTCTAAAGGAGGATTCGACGCCTATAAATTCCGCAGTATGCGGCTTGATGCAGATGCGATCCTGGCGACGAACAGCGCGCTTCGTGAGGAATTCGAGAAAAATTTCAAGTTGACTGCGGATCCTCGTGTGACTCGAATTGGAGCCTGGCTGCGGAAATTCAGCCTCGATGAACTCCCTCAGCTTTTCAATGTGCTCCGGGGTGAAATGAGTCTCGTGGGACCACGTATGATTTCTCCTCCTGAGCTGGAGAAATATGGCGATTTTAAAGTGCTACTTTTGTCTGTGAAGCCGGGTTTGACTGGATACTGGCAGGTATACGGACGCCAGCGAGTCGATTATGCTGAGCGCGTTAGAATGGATGTTTTTTACATTCAGAACTGGAGCCTGGCTCTCGATCTTAAACTGTTGCTGCTTACGCCAATACGAGTGCTGAAGGGAACGGGCGCATATTGATGCTGAGAATTCTGGTTACGGGTGGCGCGGGATATGTGGGTTCGATCTGCAGCGCCGAGCTCATCCAGCGGGGCCACGCCGTCACGGTAATTGACAATCTTTCTGCGGGCCATCCTGAGGCTGTGCCGGAGAGCGCGGAATTTCACCAGATTGATATCGGTGATGCTGATCGCGTGATGCGGCTTTTGGTGAAAAACGATTTTGACGCCGTTTTTCATTTTGCAGCCAAGGCTCTGATTCCGGAGTCGGTGACAGATCCGGGCACATTTTTTGATAACAATCTGGCTGCGGGAATTGTGTTCCTGGAGTGTTTGCGCAAAGCCGGCGTGCGGAACTTTATTTTTTCATCGACCGCAGCCGTTTATGGAAATCCCACACGTGTCCCAACCCAGGAAGACGATCCTAAGAATCCGGTCAATGCCTATGGGGAGAGCAAGCTGGCCCTTGAGCGCGTCCTTCAGTGGTATTGTTCAGCGTACGACTGGAGTGTAGTTGCCTTTCGCTACTTTAACGCTTGCGGTTCGATCGAAGGACACGGGGAAAGACACAATCCAGAAACTCATATCATTCCTCTGCTCTTGCAGGCGGCAATGGGGATGCGTCCTTTCTTCGAGATTTATGGGGATGATTACCCAACTGCCGACGGAAGCTGTCTGCGCGATTATGTCCACGTACTCGACATAGCGGAGGCACATGTTGCTGCTTTGAAGCGGTTCAACATTCCCGGTTTCAAGGCGTTCAATCTTGGCACCGGGCGCAGCCACTCAGTGAAAGAAGTCTGCCGCGTTGTTGAACGGGTGACCGGGAAGCATCTTCCGTTGCGAGTCGGACCGCGTCGATTGGGAGATCCGGCAGTGCTGTGTGCAAGCCCGGAAGCGATTTCGACAGATTTGGGATGGAAAGCGGTGCACTCAGATTTGGAGCAGATTGTGCGGAGCGCATGGGAATGGGAGCAGGCTTACCGCTCGTCCGCATCGGCGGACACGCGCGCTGCGACATTGGTGCAACAACGATAATTCTCATCGGAAGGCTTAGAGATCAGCTAGTTACTGAAGCTGTGAGGTGGTCAGAGTGGAAATCGTGAAGACCTGATCGCGTTAGGACAGAACGACTGACGAGCACGTGAGGTCGCAAATTCCCCCTATGCGGAGGTTCTGTGTCTGGTACCGAACGAATCCACGATGCTGCTGCATATTTTTCTAATTTGGGACAGTGTGCAGCAACGCTAGCCTGGGATCGGGTGGATCTGATTTCACACCTGCTGTACCGTGCCTATCAGCAAGAACGAACTGCTTATCTTTTTGGGAATGGGGGCAGCGCATCGCTGGCGTCCCATTTTGCCTGCGACTTGACTAAAGGGACGTGCGTTGATGGTGGAAACGGCCAGAAGCGCTTTCGTGCGACTGCTCTTACTGACAACCTCGCGGTCCTGACTGCCTGGGCGAACGATTCGGGCTACGAAGACGTGTTTTCGGAGCAGCTCCGCGGCCTTATCCAGCCTGGAGACATTGCGTTTGCCATCAGTTGCAGCGGAAACTCACCTAACGTACTCAAGGCTCTGCAGGTGGCGAGAGATGCTGGCGCACTCACGATAGGGCTTGGCGGGTTCGAGGGCGGGCGTATGAAGTCGCTGTGCGACGTAAGCCTGATTGTTCCTTCTGACAGTATGCAAATCATCGAGGATCTGCACCTCTCCGTGGCACACTGCTTATTCACCCTGGTAAGGAATCAGATCGCGGCAGAGGCGCCGGAAAAGGTGGTTGCTGCCCGGGCTTCGTAGGGCAAGTCTTTGGTTGACAAAGACTTGTGTTCACCACACAATCCTAGATGGTCGAGTTCACGTCCCTGCAGGCGTGGGTGACGGTTGTTTGTCGCGACTGAATTTTTGTCATGGCTCCCCCGAACGTGATGAGTCGTCGTCTTCGGTCTGCAGTCCTGCTGGGTGACCTTGTCTGGATACTTCTCGCTGCAACGATTTCATACCTTTTGCGCTACGGCCCTGATGGTGGCGCGTCAGCATCGCGTATCAGCTACTCAGAATGTGTTTTCGCTTCCGTCGTGGCGATGGTGGTTTGGGCGCTCCTGTTCGTGCGAATGCGTCTGGATGGCTTCTCTGACGGATGGGAGGCTCCTCGCGTTCTTTCCCAGGTAGTCACGGGCGTCTCACTGCTAATGTGCGTGATGTTGTCAGTAGCATTCCTCACCCGGCAGTGGTATTCGCGATTGTTGCTTTGCTATTTCGGGCTATTGCTGCTCGTGGGTTTGGCGCTTATCCGGTGCGCAATACGTGCATACGTTGCTTCACGTTCACGAAACCGCGCGATGCAGCGGGTTGTGGTGATGGGGAACGGGAGCGTGGCTCGCGAAATCGCGGAAAAGATTGGGCGTCATCCGGAACTGATGAAGAAGGTCGTTGGGTTCCTGTATTCGAGCAGCGACGTTCCTGTGAGTCCCATTGGAGCCGAACATTCGCAGCAGAGCCAGCCTACAAGTACCGTGGGAGTGCTCGAACTGCTGAAGAATTATTCGGTAGACGAGTTGGTAGTTGCACATCCGCGTGTCAGCACTTCGGAGATCCAGAAGTTGCTGCGCATCAGCCGACTCGCTGGAATCAAGGTTTCGCTGGTTCCGGAAGGATATGAGCTATACCTCTCCAAAGCGAGTTTTCTCGACGTTGAGGGCCTGCCGATGCTGTGTCTGGAGGAGCGGCATCCGGAGAAATTGGCTCTGGCACTCAAGCGCGTCGCAGATCTGGTAATTGCAACAGTCCTCACCGTGCTTGCAAGTCCGATCATAATCGTAGCAGCTGCGGGCCTGAGTATCTCTGGCATCCGGCCCTTCAGGCGCGAGCTTCGCTGCGGGCTTCACGGTGATCCGTTCCTGATGTGGCGTTTGAACGTCAATCGCGATGACGCTGAGCTTTCAGGCGTTCGCTTATGGCTGACGAGGCTAAGCCTCACTGAACTGCCGCAGCTTGTGAATGTGATTGCAGGCGATATGAGCCTGGTGGGGCCAAGGCCTGAAGCGCCGGATAGAGTGAAGCACTACTCCGAGTGGCAGCGCCAACGCCTCAATGCCAAGCCTGGCCTGACAGGTTTGGCACAGGTGCATGGTTTGCGCGAGCAACACGCGTCAGAGGACAAAGCGCGTTTCGATTTACAATACCTGCTGCATTGGTCGCCTTTACTGGACCTCTCGCTGCTACTTCAAACGCTTTGGACCGTCGCGATTCGCATATGGACTCCGCGAGCCTCGGCTGTTCAAAGCCAGCAAGCTCGAGAGCGCGTTTTTACGGAGGTTCTGGATGTTGATCGTTCGCACGCCGGTGCGGATTAGTTTTGGCGGAGGCGGAACTGACCTTCCCGCCTATTATCAAAAGTTCGGTGGCGCTGTTCTTAGCACCGCGATCAACAAACATTTCTACACGATCCTGCAAAAGCGCTCGGACGGCAAAGTGCAGGTCATCTCGTCCGATTTACGCGTCGTCGAGACTTGGGAAGACATCTCCCGCATGACCGTCAAAGGTACGGATCTCGAAATTCCCCTTTCGGTAATGAAGGAGTTGGGTTGTGCAGTATCTGTGAACTTGTTTCTTGCCTCCGAGATTCCACCGGGAACCGGGTTGGGATCCTCCGCCAGCGTCTGCGTAAATGTGCTGAAGACGCTCACCACCTATCTCGGCATTCCGTTATCAAAATATGAATTGGCAGAGCGTGCGTTCCACGTTGCCCGTAATGTCCTCGGAAAACCTGTTGGCAAGCAGGATGAGTATGCCTCTACTTTCGGCGGAGTGAATTTCATTCGATTCGCAGAAGATGAATCCGTATCCGTAGAACCTATCAATCTTGATCCTGAGCTCATCCGGGAGCTTGAATCGAATCTGTTGCTGTTCTTCACTGGCGCTGCTCATCATTCCTGGACCATCCTGAAGGAGCAAGAGCATTCGACGAAGACGAGAAGCGGCCCCGCCGTCGATAGCTTGCACGAAATCCGCGAACTCGCAGACACCATGTTGGCGACCCTCAAGGCCGGCAACCTTGATCGGTTCGGTGAACTTTTGCACAAGGGGTGGGAGGCCAAGAAGCGGGTCTCCGAGAAGATCTCCACCTCCAAGATCGATGAAATGTACGGAGCCGCTCGCGCTGAAGGCGCTCTTGGCGGCAAAATCACCGGTGCTGGCGGAGGCGGTTTCTTGCTCTTGTATTGTCCTAAAGCTGTTCAAGAAAAAGTTCGCAGCCGTCTCGCGCAGATTGGCGCGCGCGAAATGACTTTCGAATTCGACTTCCAGGGCGCGCAAGTTGTGGTCGACGATCCCTTCATCGATGCCGATGAGCGCGGCGGCATGAAGTGGACATTTGAACCTTTGGAGACTCAGGCGTCAGCGGCCACGTTTTCTCGCTCATGATTTCTCATCCGAGAAAGGCATTCTTGCTCGCAGCCGGCCATGGTACGCGGCTGCGTCCTCTCACCGACACGGTACCCAAGTGCCTGCTGCCGGTGCAGGGCATTCCCATGCTCCAGATTTGGCTGGAGCGCTGCCAGAAATTCGGTGTGGAAGAGGTTCTGATCAATTTGCATTCGCATGCTGATCAGGTGCGTGAGTTTCTTCAGAAGAACTCCTCTTGCAACGTGCGCGTGCAAGTTTCCGATGAGCCAGTGCTACTTGGAAGCGCCGGAACCGTTCGCGCGAATCGTTCCTGGGTAGCGCACGAGCAGGATTTCTGGATCTTCTATGCGGACGTTCTGAGCGATGTCGATTTGAATCGGCTGTTGCAACGTCATCGACAAATGCGGGCCGAAGCGACGATCGGTGTATATCGTGTTCCGGATCCCTCCCGATGCGGCATCGTGCAAGTGGACGACGATGGCTGGGTCATGGAATTCATCGAGAAGCCGAAGATTCCCAGGGGCAATCTTGCCTTCTCCGGAATTTTGCTAACGGCCTCAAAGTTTCTGGATACGATTCCCGATCGCATTCCTGTGGACATCGGCTTTGACGTACTACCGCACATTGCCAGGTTGGCCGCGTATGAAATTGATGACTACTTGATTGATGTTGGTACCATGGAAAACTATCGATCGGCTCAGGAGAACTGGCGGCGAGCCAACAGGCAGATCACGCAGGAGCAAAATGCTTAGAGGAGTGATCTTCGACATGGATGGAGTGCTGATCGACAGCCATCCCATCCACAAACGTGCGTGGCGCAAGTTTTTTGAGATGCTGGAGGTCGAAGTTTCAGATCGGGAACTCGATTTTGTGCTCGACGGAAGAAAGAAAGAGGATATCCTGCGGCATTTCCTCGGCGATCTGCCCGATTCCGAGATCAAGGATTTTGGCCATCAGAAAGAAATGCTCTTTCGGGAAGAAGCAATGAATATCGAGCCAATCTCAGGTGTTATGAAGCTGCTTGAGGAGCTTACGACCCAGGGAATTGCGGTCGCCGTTGCCTCGTGTGGAAGCCAAAGCCGCGTGCGCTACATTCTCGATCAACTCAAAATCCATGATCGATTTGAATCCATCGTGACCGCTGACGACATCACGCATGGAAAGCCGGACCCAGAGGTTTTCTGCAGGGCCGCCCAGGAGCTCGGCGTCAGACGTGAAGATCTTCTGGTGTGTGAGGATGCGGTTTCCGGTGTAAAGGCAGCAAAAGCAGCAGGGATCCGCTGCCTGGGAGTGACTGAAGCTGCACGCGCAGCCGAACTGTTGCGGGCTGGAGCGGTCCGCGTAGTTCCGGACTTTGCCTCCGTATCGGTTTCCGAACTCGAAACCATACTGGTTTGATTCCCAAACGGGAAATACCAATAAGTGTAGCGAGCGCCACCCGTCCAAGTAGAAATCACCCTGGATACTGCTCCCGACGGTCGTTGAAGTCTCTCTATAGTTCGAGAGCCAATCACTACCGATAGAATGCTAACCAATGCGCGCACTCAAATTTATGGCGCCGGTCTGTATGGCAGCTCTAATGGTGGGTTGCACCCAAGGCAAACCGCCCCGTCTTCAATCCTGGAAAAACGCAACCGGCGCCGAAGCATACGAGCGGTTGTTCTGGAAGGCGATCGAAGACGCGGATTTTACGGTGGCGGAGCGTCGAATGGCCCCGATTTACACTCTCACCAGCCCGGCTGGTATCGCGACCCGCGATAAGGCGGTTGAATATTTCCGCGCGCTCAATCTGAAGCACATCGATATCGCAGATTTGCGTGTCGATCCCGAAGGCGCTGACATGGTTGTCAGCTATGTGGCGACACTCCAGACTAAGTCTTCATCCTCACCCGCGCGCTACTACATGACCACAGTTTGGCAGCAGGCCAAGCGCGGCTGGATGGCAATCTGCCACTCTGAAGTGAGGGCCAGCCCCTAACTAAGTGACCACGAGCAAATCCTGTCTGTCTTCGGCTCGATCGAATTCCTCAATCGGCTCGGTGGGTCGGCGGCAGGCGATGAGCAACAGCAGATTGATCAGGAGCAGGCCCTCGACAGGCTTGCGATATCTCCCCTCCATAATCGCCGGCGCAAGAGGCGTAAGTGCCCAAGCCGCTGCCGTCAGAACTGCGAATACCCGCGCCTCGGCCCCGGCGAGTTGGTCTCTGTAGTAGATGTTTGCGAGAAGAACAAGAAGAGCCAAAGGCGCCCACATCCAGCGCATCGAGACGGCTGCTCTGTCCCACATCCTGTCGGGATTATTATCAGGCCAGGATGGAGAGAAATTGAAGAATACGTAATTCTCTCCTCGCAGCAATAATCGATGTGGCCACGAGACCGCCGAAGCCTGAAATGCCCGCTCCCAGTCCGCTCGCCCATGGGCCTCATCGATTGAGAAGTACACGATCCCCTCTCGACTTGAATGCCAGGTCGATATCGGCTCGAGCGGTTCCTCGTAGAGAGCAGGAGAACCAAACTCATAAGTCCAGTGATATGCGCCGTTATCTCGGGAAATATCAAAGCGAAGAGTCCGCTTTCCTGAAGCCATGTAGATGCGGTTCATTTCCGGAAATCCAAAGGGATCCCATACGTTCAGGAGGCGGTGCGTTCGAAATGACAGAGGTGCAATAAAGAGGGCAAACACACCCACTATGTAGCCGACCTTAATTGCTCTCTGCGAACTCCTGTATAGACCCAAGGCGAGCAGGAATATAGCAAACGGCAGCGCGTAGATTCGTAGGGATGACGCGAATGCCCAAGACGCAGCACAAGCCAAACAGGCGATGCTCGAGCGCGTGCGAAAGAACTTTATCGTGAACCAAAGAGCCAGACCCATACAGGGCAGGAACAGGGTCTCGCTCATCGTGTAGGAGAAGATAGAGATCCAGGAAGGCAGGCCGCAGAGAACCGCCCAGCCAGTGAGAGCAAGGTCTTCATTTCCTGTTAGCTCTCTCAGAAAGCGATGCCAGATCCAGGGAGTCAGCACCGAAAGGATGGCATTGTGAACCGCGATGGCAGTATGGCTGCCGCCGGTAACGGCGGCGATCATTCCTAGCCAAATCTGATAGCCGAACGGGTCAATTGCGGCGATTGGCTGGAGAGTCGAGAGGTGGGTTGCCGTAAACCACCAACGTCCAGGATCTGTAGTTTGAATCTCAAGAGGATTGTGTTGAAAAACCGCGATGATGCGAACTACAGAGCCAAGCACCACGAGAGCCATCAACGATATCCGCAGCCAAATCCCATCACGTCGAGTTTCTGCGGGAGGCTTTTTACACCCGTAACTCGGGGTCAGGCCGGAGATCTTGATTTCGTGATCGGTTCCCGGCAACACAACTCTTTTCAATGATTGGAGAGTTCTCTTCACACCTTGACCAAAACTTACTGAAAGAAAAAAGAAAGCGCAGCGGGTTAACGCTGCGCTGATTTACTAGAAATTTTCATCAGTAGATGATTTCTCGGCGCGCAATTACTGCGAAACTCGCAGAGTTCATTCCCAACTGGATACTGCAACTGTTGAACGTGAGTGAGTTGGTTCCACCACCATTCCAGCCGACTGTCGGAACACCTAAGTGAGTCAGCAGGTTCGCGTCTGTGGGATTCGTTGTGTAGCAAGGATTTGTTCCTGTCGCGCATCCGCTGTTGTCGCCAATCTGTGCAACAACAACACCTCCAGTGAAATTGCCGTTGCCACCGCCACTAGCTTGCATAACCCCGGCGCCCACTACCAATATGAGGCCGTTGAAGGTGAAATTGCCGCTGTAGGTAAGCGTGCCGGTAACCAACAGAATCCCGGCCCCGGTGGTAGCTCCTGACAACGTCAAATTGCCATCGACCACTGTCACTTCCGGGCTCGAAGTACTGCCTAGATCGGGTACGCCTGTATAGTTGCCGGAAATGGTTTGAGTCGCGACGTTCTGTACGTCTTGAACAATTGCGTTCAAGCCTTGCGGTGTCGAGTACAGGGAATTTGAGGTGTTAATCACGTTCTGTACGTCGGGCTGAGTGCCGCCACAGGCATCGGCGCCAGTGTAGTTGCCATATCGATTGACAGGAATCTGACTGATCACCGTGTTTCGTGCGAGGGTTGCCTGTTGCGCGGCAGTATTGCCGTTCAGACCCACGTCAGTGGTTGTTCCGATTGCGGGTACTGGTGGTCCAGGCGACGCGCAGCTATCAGTTCCAGTCATGGTTAAGTTGTTCGAATCGGGTAGGCCGCTAATCACTGGGTCGTGCCCCGCCACGGTCAACGCCGCGGGCATGGGGGGTATCGCGACCTTCGCCACTTCATACTGGATCATTCGCGTCGCTTTATTCGGCGAAGTAGCATTTGGCGCTACTGCGAGCGTTGTCAGCATGTACACCGGTTGAGAATCCAAGTCCGAGCATTGGTTTGCCGTCATAGGGCCTGCGCCGACACCGATAGGCGTACCCGGCAAGGCAGGGGCACTTGTGCCGCATGCCGGCGCCGGCGATCCAGTAGTCGAGCCAGTTCCAATTAGACCCGTGGAGCTACCTGTGCTGCTTGAACTGCTACTGCTGCCGCTGCCGCTGGTTGAACTTGAAGTTGAGGTGCTGCTCGAAGTGGAACTTCCCGAGGTTGTCGTGGCGCTAGAGTGAGAACTATTGCCGTTTCCGGTTGATCCTCCAGCAAACATTGCCATTGCCGCTGCCAATTGTGATGGCAGGCTGGCACGCTCCCGGAGTCCTGGAACAAGTCCCGGAACCTCAATTGGAGTCCGTACATCTGCAAGAACGAATTCGTTGCTGCCGTTGTAGCAAACCTGATCTGCTCGCGGTCCTCCCGGCGAGTACGGAGCGTAGGGTAGATGGCCGCAGTTGCCACTCCCGAGCACGCACCAAGGTTGAGCGGACTCATTCATCTTCAGGTTAATGCGCGTCCATTTGTAACTAAGAACCTGGCCGCCCGGCATCCCTTGCGCTGTGGGCGCCGGCTGTACGTACCAGGTGGTTCCCGCAGGTATAGAGGTTGCAGCGGTGGGGCACGGAACACCCAACGTGCCGGGGCTGCCTGCGATGATGGCCGTGCTATTCACCTCGTGACATATCTCGTCATCGAAATATGGATTTG harbors:
- a CDS encoding glycosyltransferase family 2 protein translates to MLFISILNYHNAAATAQCLNGLSTVCERLDFRIIVADHSATSEIETITLGIPPTLAKRSEFYHRPSNPGFARGHNGNFAVARPQPEDIFLILNNDVYFPDPLIFEDMIMHCAPRTILGSVITRSSDGQIWFAGGHINRFTGDARPRKVRLSRAIVETDFLCGCCIMMRAEVFSALGGFDETFFMYAEDLDFSVRAVRAGFRLRVINRALSHDVGGHLNGQYSDVFLGENTKNRIICLERHQLGLPGIREAIFFGMYLIGRTIQLLMFSTSPIHQIGVVLSGYRAGWRRRATLPLPMSEFKLSAPVNEVIQT
- a CDS encoding glycosyltransferase, producing the protein MTVFSKTVHKMASLLDESMISNGKALSIVESGRLSVLAVVPYPPNPLRPRTVSMLADISSFADIDLLYLDDGDPIVVPKEVQLKSVRSFPNRAWHRVPRVAAGCVLGKPIVYQYYHSRQLVRHLAATDLSTYDAVYIERIPLQDLNVRHPFVVLDMQDCYSLLVPQLAAASAGLKKWAFKLDSFNVKRYERQACNLATRVLCTADREASGLRSVGVTTPIDVVVHCGPSVQPSGRRVIENDPRVLSFHGKLTYSPNIAALGLLRNILKKLNSSDYQVIVAGAGADKVQKMYPEFQFVGYVNDIAAHLKSTDLSILPVELNAGISNKALESLSVGVPIVTTPQIAAGLPGCKVIFEEGVFVRHPDEFPETIESYFRMPLASKQAIADKCVSYVEDLCDDAPRREYLRSRVFGGFARHKSPC
- a CDS encoding sugar transferase, which produces MFIEARPRRQSCLQVLPHRNSAKRTQRRRIGVSIKHCFDVVASLAALILLSPLFLLISIMVRLNDGGSIIYRRRVVGSKGGFDAYKFRSMRLDADAILATNSALREEFEKNFKLTADPRVTRIGAWLRKFSLDELPQLFNVLRGEMSLVGPRMISPPELEKYGDFKVLLLSVKPGLTGYWQVYGRQRVDYAERVRMDVFYIQNWSLALDLKLLLLTPIRVLKGTGAY
- the galE gene encoding UDP-glucose 4-epimerase GalE, which codes for MLRILVTGGAGYVGSICSAELIQRGHAVTVIDNLSAGHPEAVPESAEFHQIDIGDADRVMRLLVKNDFDAVFHFAAKALIPESVTDPGTFFDNNLAAGIVFLECLRKAGVRNFIFSSTAAVYGNPTRVPTQEDDPKNPVNAYGESKLALERVLQWYCSAYDWSVVAFRYFNACGSIEGHGERHNPETHIIPLLLQAAMGMRPFFEIYGDDYPTADGSCLRDYVHVLDIAEAHVAALKRFNIPGFKAFNLGTGRSHSVKEVCRVVERVTGKHLPLRVGPRRLGDPAVLCASPEAISTDLGWKAVHSDLEQIVRSAWEWEQAYRSSASADTRAATLVQQR
- a CDS encoding SIS domain-containing protein — translated: MSGTERIHDAAAYFSNLGQCAATLAWDRVDLISHLLYRAYQQERTAYLFGNGGSASLASHFACDLTKGTCVDGGNGQKRFRATALTDNLAVLTAWANDSGYEDVFSEQLRGLIQPGDIAFAISCSGNSPNVLKALQVARDAGALTIGLGGFEGGRMKSLCDVSLIVPSDSMQIIEDLHLSVAHCLFTLVRNQIAAEAPEKVVAARAS
- a CDS encoding sugar transferase; translated protein: MSRRLRSAVLLGDLVWILLAATISYLLRYGPDGGASASRISYSECVFASVVAMVVWALLFVRMRLDGFSDGWEAPRVLSQVVTGVSLLMCVMLSVAFLTRQWYSRLLLCYFGLLLLVGLALIRCAIRAYVASRSRNRAMQRVVVMGNGSVAREIAEKIGRHPELMKKVVGFLYSSSDVPVSPIGAEHSQQSQPTSTVGVLELLKNYSVDELVVAHPRVSTSEIQKLLRISRLAGIKVSLVPEGYELYLSKASFLDVEGLPMLCLEERHPEKLALALKRVADLVIATVLTVLASPIIIVAAAGLSISGIRPFRRELRCGLHGDPFLMWRLNVNRDDAELSGVRLWLTRLSLTELPQLVNVIAGDMSLVGPRPEAPDRVKHYSEWQRQRLNAKPGLTGLAQVHGLREQHASEDKARFDLQYLLHWSPLLDLSLLLQTLWTVAIRIWTPRASAVQSQQARERVFTEVLDVDRSHAGAD
- a CDS encoding nucleotidyltransferase family protein, giving the protein MLAAGHGTRLRPLTDTVPKCLLPVQGIPMLQIWLERCQKFGVEEVLINLHSHADQVREFLQKNSSCNVRVQVSDEPVLLGSAGTVRANRSWVAHEQDFWIFYADVLSDVDLNRLLQRHRQMRAEATIGVYRVPDPSRCGIVQVDDDGWVMEFIEKPKIPRGNLAFSGILLTASKFLDTIPDRIPVDIGFDVLPHIARLAAYEIDDYLIDVGTMENYRSAQENWRRANRQITQEQNA
- a CDS encoding HAD family phosphatase, which codes for MLRGVIFDMDGVLIDSHPIHKRAWRKFFEMLEVEVSDRELDFVLDGRKKEDILRHFLGDLPDSEIKDFGHQKEMLFREEAMNIEPISGVMKLLEELTTQGIAVAVASCGSQSRVRYILDQLKIHDRFESIVTADDITHGKPDPEVFCRAAQELGVRREDLLVCEDAVSGVKAAKAAGIRCLGVTEAARAAELLRAGAVRVVPDFASVSVSELETILV
- a CDS encoding nuclear transport factor 2 family protein yields the protein MRALKFMAPVCMAALMVGCTQGKPPRLQSWKNATGAEAYERLFWKAIEDADFTVAERRMAPIYTLTSPAGIATRDKAVEYFRALNLKHIDIADLRVDPEGADMVVSYVATLQTKSSSSPARYYMTTVWQQAKRGWMAICHSEVRASP